The genomic DNA TCCCCCTTCGTGAGCGGCTCCGCTGCCTGCGTTGAAATCGACTTCTGAGACGGTCTCGACGTAATCCGCCTCGGCGTCGAAGTCGATGTCGGAGAGCTTTCCAGGGCTTGTGTCGAGGTGATGATACGAGGCGGTCAGTCCGCTTTTAGAGGTGACGATCGGACCGTCATTTGTGTTTTCCACGCTGATACCGAAGGTTTCGGAGGCGGAGGCGCCTGCGGTGTCGATTGCGGTGACGGTGACTGCGATCTCGCCCACGTCGGCGTTTTCCGGAGTGCCGGAAAGCTGCCCGGTGGTCGGGTCGATGGAGAGCCAGCTGGGCAAGGGATCACCGTTTTGGAGGGTGGCGGAGTAGCTCAGGGAGTCGCCCTCATCGACGTCGGAGAAGCTGCCGGAGACGTCGAGGGAGAATGCGGAGTCCTCGGTTGCGGTCTGGTCGGCGATGGCGGTGGCGACGGGGCCGTCGTTGGTATTTTGTACCTCTATGGTGAATACGTCCGAGGCGCTTGCTCCGGACTGGTCGGACGCAATGACTTTCACAGAGAGTTCGCCCACGTCTTCGTTTTCGGGGGTGCCTGAAAGCACACCGGTATCGGGATCGATAGAGAGCCAATCTGGCAGTGGATCGCCGTTGGCCAAAGTCGAGGAGTACGTTGTGGAGTCGCCTACGTCGGCATCAAAGAAGTTTCCGGATACATCGAGAGTGAAAAGACTAGCTTCGCTTGTTTGTTGGTCAGCAATAGCTTCTGAGACCACGAGACCGTCGTTGTCGTTGGCTATTTCGAGTTCGAATAGGCTACTCGCTGAACTTCCTGCGAAATCGGTAGCGGTGACCAAAATACTGATCTTTCCCACGTCGGCGTTTTCCGGGGTTCCGGAGAGCTGTCCGGTGGTGGAGTCGATGGATAGCCAGCCGGGCAGCGGGTCGCCGTTTTCCAGGGTGGCGCTGTAGCTCAGGGAGTCGTCCGCGTCGACGTCGGAGAACTTGCCGGAAATGTCGAGGGAGAATGCGGAGTCCTCGGTAGCGGTCTGGTCGGCGATGGCGGCTGCGACTGGGCCGTTGTTTGTATTGACCACGATGATACCGAAGGTGTCGGAGGCGGTAGCGCCTGCGAGGTCGGAGGCGGTGACGGTGACCGCGATGTCGCCCACGTCGGCGTTTTCAGGGGTGCCGGAGAGTAGTCCGGTGGTTGCGTCGATGGATAGCCAGCTGGGCAGAGGATCGCCGTTTTCCAGGGTGGCGCTGTAGGTGAGGGAGTCGCCGGCGTCGACGTCGGAGAACTTGCCGGAGACGTCGAGGGAGAAAGCGGAGTCCTCGGTTGC from Pelagicoccus sp. SDUM812003 includes the following:
- a CDS encoding putative Ig domain-containing protein, with the translated sequence GLLSGTPENADVGEIAVTVTATDAAGATASDSFGISVTNTNDGPVATAIADQSATEDSAFSLDVSGKFSDVDAGDSLTYSATLENGDPLPSWLSIDATTGLLSGTPENADVGDIAVTVTASDLAGATASDTFGIIVVNTNNGPVAAAIADQTATEDSAFSLDISGKFSDVDADDSLSYSATLENGDPLPGWLSIDSTTGQLSGTPENADVGKISILVTATDFAGSSASSLFELEIANDNDGLVVSEAIADQQTSEASLFTLDVSGNFFDADVGDSTTYSSTLANGDPLPDWLSIDPDTGVLSGTPENEDVGELSVKVIASDQSGASASDVFTIEVQNTNDGPVATAIADQTATEDSAFSLDVSGSFSDVDEGDSLSYSATLQNGDPLPSWLSIDPTTGQLSGTPENADVGEIAVTVTAIDTAGASASETFGISVENTNDGPIVTSKSGLTASYHHLDTSPGKLSDIDFDAEADYVETVSEVDFNAGSGAAHEGGPTDDFAIQYEGFVHIDETGEWNFKVTGDDGYRLFVDGEMVLECDGQHVSTSTIGTVELPAGSHSIELIYFERGGLSNLTLEWQGPNDSEFSVIDESHLSPEAAVVANEDAAFTLDVGENFSDMDAGDVLTFSATLENGDPLPSWLSIDSTTGQLSGTPENEDVGSLHIAVTATDLAGASASSTYHVEVVNTNDGPVATAIADQTATEDSAFSLDVSGSFSDIDAGDSLTYRATLENG